A region of the Candidatus Effluviviaceae Genus I sp. genome:
GTGCCCCAGGTCGCCGTCTTCGACACGGCGTTCCACCAGACGATGCCCCCCGAGGCCTACACGTACGCGCTGCCGCAGGACATCAGCAGGAAGCTCCGGATCCGCCGCTACGGCTTCCACGGCACATCCCACCGCTTCGTCGCCGGCCTCGCAGCGGAGACGCTCGGGCGGCCACTCGCGGAGCTCCGGCTCATCACCTGCCACCTCGGCAACGGGGCGAGCGTCACGGCGGTGAGAGGCGGGGTCTCCGTGGAGACGTCGATGGGCTTCACGCCGCTCGAGGGTCTCGTGATGGGGACGCGGTGCGGCGACATGGACCCCTATGTCGTGCTCTACCTGCTCGAGAACGACGGGATGAGCGCCGCGGACATCGGGCGGCTCCTGAACGAGCAGAGCGGGCTTCTGGGCCTTTCCGGCGTCAGCAACGACATGCGGGAGCTTCTGGGCGAGGCGGAACTGGGGAACGCAAGCGCGCGACTGGCGGTGGACGTGTTCTGCCACCGGGTGACGAAGTACATCGGCGCCTACGCCGCGGTTCTGGGCGGCGCGGACGCCGTCGTGTTCACGGGAGGCATCGGGGAGGGCTCGGCCGCGGTGCGCGAGCAGATC
Encoded here:
- a CDS encoding acetate kinase: MNVLVLNCGSSSVRFQLIGPSSDEPLGKGHVERIGAADAVVTYRSRGKAGVRETSEVGDHGAALRMALANLLHDEQGAIATASEIGAVGHRVVHGGGIFQDAALITEYVIEGIRSCARFAPLHNPHNLRGIQVCAELLPGVPQVAVFDTAFHQTMPPEAYTYALPQDISRKLRIRRYGFHGTSHRFVAGLAAETLGRPLAELRLITCHLGNGASVTAVRGGVSVETSMGFTPLEGLVMGTRCGDMDPYVVLYLLENDGMSAADIGRLLNEQSGLLGLSGVSNDMRELLGEAELGNASARLAVDVFCHRVTKYIGAYAAVLGGADAVVFTGGIGEGSAAVREQICRGLEFLGIEVSPERNSAHGPNISVGTTPVLVVHTNEELAIARETRRVLSGG